The Streptomyces sp. NBC_01268 genome window below encodes:
- a CDS encoding alpha/beta hydrolase, whose amino-acid sequence MRPATATAAAVTTVIGVGAAAVAAGRYASDAALKVPSGRPLPGDPRLTVHASGPGRITLTRSLASLRPGTYGIEAAGLHAVVGPVLDRVPHTADTVVRRLERVELGTLSTGARVRFTPQLHCGTPETALGLPYEDVEIPGELGNLPAWLVPGAHSTWVIALHGLGATREHALNLVPFLHRRQVPVLVPAYRGDEGAPAAPDGLAHLGDSEWRDVDAALRYAVRRGAGQVVLLGWGAGAAMALHAAAGSGVRDRIRGLVLDSPVLDWEATLRNLAAARGVPGPLVPLAVRAAQGRTGLHGDRLAEAADPSGLRVPTLVFHGPDDTIAPWDRSQRLAALRPDLVTLTTVGNAPHAAMWNADPTRYEEALRRFMTPLV is encoded by the coding sequence GTGCGCCCGGCTACAGCGACGGCAGCTGCCGTCACCACAGTGATCGGTGTCGGCGCGGCCGCTGTGGCGGCCGGCCGGTACGCCAGCGACGCCGCCCTCAAGGTGCCGTCCGGACGCCCCCTCCCGGGCGACCCCAGACTGACCGTGCACGCCAGCGGGCCCGGCCGGATCACCCTCACCCGCAGCCTGGCCTCCCTGCGCCCCGGCACCTACGGGATCGAGGCCGCCGGACTGCACGCGGTCGTCGGACCCGTCCTGGACCGGGTCCCGCACACCGCCGACACGGTGGTGCGCCGGCTCGAACGGGTCGAGCTCGGCACCCTCTCCACCGGAGCCCGCGTCCGCTTCACCCCGCAGCTCCACTGCGGCACCCCCGAGACCGCCCTCGGCCTGCCGTACGAGGACGTCGAGATCCCCGGCGAACTCGGCAACCTGCCCGCCTGGCTCGTCCCCGGCGCCCACTCCACCTGGGTGATCGCCCTGCACGGCCTCGGCGCCACCCGCGAGCACGCCCTCAACCTCGTTCCCTTCCTCCACCGCCGGCAGGTCCCCGTCCTCGTCCCCGCCTACCGCGGCGACGAGGGCGCGCCCGCCGCCCCCGACGGCCTCGCCCACCTGGGCGACTCCGAGTGGCGCGACGTCGACGCCGCCCTCCGCTACGCCGTCCGCCGGGGCGCCGGACAGGTCGTCCTGCTCGGCTGGGGCGCGGGCGCCGCGATGGCCCTGCACGCCGCCGCGGGCTCCGGGGTGCGGGACCGGATCCGCGGCCTGGTCCTCGACTCCCCGGTCCTCGACTGGGAGGCCACCCTGCGCAACCTCGCCGCCGCCCGCGGGGTGCCCGGCCCCCTCGTCCCGCTCGCCGTCCGCGCCGCCCAGGGCAGGACCGGTCTGCACGGCGACCGGCTCGCGGAGGCCGCCGACCCCTCCGGGCTGCGGGTGCCGACCCTCGTCTTCCACGGACCCGACGACACGATCGCCCCCTGGGACCGCTCGCAGCGGCTGGCCGCCCTCCGCCCCGACCTGGTCACCCTCACCACGGTCGGCAACGCCCCGCACGCGGCCATGTGGAACGCGGACCCGACCCGCTACGAGGAGGCGCTGCGGCGCTTCATGACGCCGCTCGTCTAG
- a CDS encoding inorganic phosphate transporter — protein sequence MEHITLLLAIVVVTALVFDFTNGFHDTANAMATTISTGALKPKTAVAMSAVLNLVGAFLSVEVAKTISGGIINEEGIRTEVIFAALVGAILWNLLTWLLGLPSSSSHALFGGLIGAAVMSAGWGAVNGPTIVTKVLIPAVAAPIVAGLAAMVATRLTYRIGAKAETKATAKGYRAGQIASAGLVSLAHGTNDAQKTMGIITLALVTGGVLAPGSNPPMWVIVAAGVAIALGTYLGGWRIIRTMGKGLTDLQPQQGFAAQTSAATVILASSHLGFSLSTTQSCSGAVMGAGLGRKGGVVRWSTATRMFVAWGLTLPAAGVVGAGAEFLTKQGPWGIAAVAVLLVAGSGVIWSLSRRKPVDHNNVTADDLDAAPAEPAGVVTTAIAAVTPPPPAGSVAAVADTDLKTTIPTPGPTDPAAPPAPAAAV from the coding sequence ATGGAACACATCACGCTGCTGCTCGCGATTGTGGTCGTGACAGCTCTCGTGTTCGATTTCACGAACGGTTTCCACGACACCGCCAACGCGATGGCGACGACCATCTCGACCGGTGCTCTCAAGCCCAAGACGGCGGTGGCCATGTCCGCCGTGCTGAACCTCGTCGGCGCGTTCCTGTCCGTGGAGGTCGCCAAGACGATCTCCGGCGGGATCATCAACGAAGAGGGCATTCGTACAGAAGTGATCTTCGCGGCGCTCGTCGGCGCCATCCTGTGGAACCTGCTGACCTGGCTGCTCGGTCTGCCGTCCAGCTCCTCCCACGCCCTGTTCGGCGGCCTCATCGGCGCCGCCGTGATGTCGGCCGGCTGGGGCGCGGTCAACGGACCGACCATCGTCACCAAGGTCCTGATCCCCGCCGTCGCCGCCCCGATCGTCGCCGGTCTCGCCGCGATGGTCGCCACCCGGCTGACCTACCGCATCGGCGCGAAGGCCGAGACGAAGGCCACCGCCAAGGGCTACCGGGCCGGCCAGATCGCCTCCGCCGGTCTGGTCTCGCTCGCGCACGGCACCAACGACGCCCAGAAGACGATGGGCATCATCACCCTCGCCCTGGTCACCGGCGGCGTCCTCGCCCCCGGCTCCAACCCTCCGATGTGGGTCATCGTCGCCGCCGGTGTGGCGATCGCGCTCGGCACCTACCTCGGCGGCTGGCGCATCATCCGCACCATGGGCAAGGGCCTCACCGACCTCCAGCCGCAGCAGGGCTTCGCCGCCCAGACCAGCGCCGCCACGGTCATCCTGGCCTCCTCCCACCTGGGCTTCTCGCTCTCCACCACCCAGTCCTGCTCGGGTGCCGTGATGGGCGCCGGCCTCGGCCGCAAGGGCGGTGTCGTCCGCTGGTCGACCGCCACCCGGATGTTCGTCGCCTGGGGTCTGACCCTGCCCGCCGCGGGCGTGGTCGGCGCCGGTGCCGAGTTCCTCACCAAGCAGGGCCCCTGGGGCATCGCCGCCGTCGCGGTCCTGCTGGTCGCCGGTTCCGGTGTCATCTGGTCGCTGTCCCGTCGCAAGCCGGTCGACCACAACAACGTCACGGCCGACGACCTCGACGCCGCCCCCGCCGAGCCCGCCGGCGTCGTGACCACCGCCATCGCGGCCGTCACCCCGCCGCCGCCGGCCGGCTCCGTCGCCGCCGTCGCGGACACGGACCTGAAGACCACCATCCCCACCCCGGGCCCCACGGACCCGGCCGCTCCCCCGGCCCCCGCCGCCGCGGTCTAA
- a CDS encoding cobalamin biosynthesis protein produces the protein MPGRGLSFPGTTGASGATRVFAYGAAAGLAVDLLAGDPRRGHPVAAFGRAAGAVEERLLRDHRGWGALHTAVCAGSTMALGALAARTVRGSRAATVALTAASVWAVVGGTTLGREARAIGGALAAGDLEVARERLPHLCGRDPHSLDGPAMARAVVESVAENTSDAVVGALFWGAVAGVPGLVGFRAVNTLDAMVGHKSPKYRRFGWASARLDDLAGWPGARLTAVLATVAGGNPRGAARAWRADAAKHPSPNAGPVEASFAGALGVRLGGTLAYGGRIEHRPVLNGAGRPVEVADIDRAVRLSRRVTGLTLAACVGGRMIASALKRRNA, from the coding sequence ATGCCCGGCCGCGGCCTCAGCTTTCCCGGTACCACCGGCGCCTCCGGTGCCACCCGAGTCTTCGCGTACGGAGCGGCCGCCGGCCTCGCCGTCGACCTGCTCGCGGGCGACCCCCGCCGCGGCCATCCCGTCGCCGCCTTCGGCCGGGCCGCCGGCGCGGTCGAGGAGCGCCTGCTGCGCGACCACCGCGGCTGGGGCGCCCTGCACACCGCCGTCTGCGCCGGCTCCACCATGGCGCTCGGCGCCCTGGCCGCCCGTACGGTACGGGGCAGCCGCGCCGCCACCGTCGCCCTGACCGCCGCCTCCGTGTGGGCCGTCGTCGGCGGTACGACCCTGGGCCGCGAGGCCCGCGCGATCGGCGGGGCGCTCGCGGCCGGGGACCTGGAGGTCGCCCGGGAGCGCCTGCCGCACCTGTGCGGGCGCGACCCGCACTCCCTGGACGGTCCCGCGATGGCCCGCGCGGTCGTCGAGTCGGTCGCCGAGAACACCTCCGACGCCGTCGTGGGCGCCCTGTTCTGGGGCGCCGTCGCGGGCGTGCCCGGCCTGGTCGGCTTCCGGGCGGTCAACACCCTGGACGCGATGGTCGGCCACAAGTCACCGAAGTACCGCCGCTTCGGCTGGGCCTCGGCCCGGCTCGACGACCTCGCCGGCTGGCCGGGCGCCCGGCTCACCGCCGTCCTCGCCACCGTCGCCGGCGGGAACCCGCGCGGCGCGGCCCGGGCCTGGCGCGCCGACGCGGCGAAGCACCCCAGCCCCAACGCGGGCCCCGTGGAGGCCTCCTTCGCGGGCGCGCTCGGCGTACGGCTCGGCGGGACGCTGGCGTACGGCGGCCGGATCGAGCACCGGCCCGTCCTCAACGGGGCGGGGCGGCCCGTCGAGGTCGCCGACATCGACCGGGCGGTACGCCTGTCCCGCCGGGTGACCGGACTGACCCTGGCCGCCTGTGTCGGCGGCCGGATGATCGCGAGCGCGCTGAAGCGGAGGAACGCATGA
- a CDS encoding cobyric acid synthase, producing MRGGGLLVAGTTSDAGKSVVTAGICRWLVRQGVKVAPFKGQNMSLNSFVTREGAEIGRAQAMQAQAARVEPTALMNPVLLKPGSDRSSQVVLMGKPVGEMSARGYHGGRQATLFEPVMACLEELRGTYDAVICEGAGSPAEINLRRTDIVNMGIARAAKLPVVVVGDIDRGGVFAQFFGTTALLAPEDQALVAGYLVNKFRGDVTLLEPGLDMLHGLTGRRALGVLPYAHGLGIDEEDGLRVSLRGTVRESVVAPPVGADVLRVAVCAVPLMSNFTDVDALAAEPGVVVRFVDRPEELVDADLVVVPGTRGTVKALAWLRERGLADALARRAAEGRPVLGICGGFQALGQRIEDEVESRAGVVDGLGLLPVRVRFGVEKTLARPVGEALGERVEGYEIHHGVATVEGGEPFLDGCRVGAVWGTHWHGSLESDGFRRAFLREVAAASGRRFVPAPDTSFGALREEQLDRLGDLIEEHADTDALLRLIEEGAPAGLPFVPPGAP from the coding sequence ATGAGGGGTGGGGGGCTGCTGGTCGCCGGGACCACGTCCGACGCGGGCAAGAGCGTCGTCACGGCCGGCATCTGCCGCTGGCTGGTCCGGCAGGGCGTCAAGGTCGCGCCGTTCAAGGGGCAGAACATGTCCCTGAACTCCTTCGTCACCCGGGAGGGCGCCGAGATCGGCCGCGCCCAGGCCATGCAGGCGCAGGCCGCCCGCGTCGAGCCCACCGCGCTGATGAACCCGGTGCTCCTGAAGCCCGGCAGCGACCGCTCCAGCCAGGTCGTGCTCATGGGGAAGCCGGTCGGCGAGATGAGCGCCCGCGGCTACCACGGCGGGCGCCAGGCGACGCTCTTCGAGCCCGTGATGGCGTGCCTGGAGGAACTGCGGGGCACGTATGACGCCGTGATCTGCGAGGGGGCGGGCAGCCCGGCCGAGATCAACCTGCGGCGCACGGACATCGTGAACATGGGCATCGCGCGGGCCGCGAAGCTGCCCGTCGTGGTCGTCGGCGACATCGACCGGGGCGGGGTGTTCGCCCAGTTCTTCGGCACGACGGCGCTGCTCGCACCCGAGGACCAGGCGCTCGTCGCCGGCTATCTGGTGAACAAGTTCCGGGGCGACGTGACGCTCCTCGAGCCCGGTCTCGACATGCTCCACGGGCTCACCGGACGCCGCGCCCTCGGTGTCCTGCCGTACGCGCACGGGCTCGGCATCGACGAGGAGGACGGCCTGCGGGTCTCGCTGCGGGGCACCGTCCGCGAGTCGGTGGTGGCGCCGCCGGTCGGCGCCGACGTGCTGCGGGTCGCCGTCTGCGCCGTCCCGCTGATGTCCAACTTCACCGACGTGGACGCGCTGGCCGCCGAGCCGGGCGTCGTGGTCCGGTTCGTGGACCGGCCCGAGGAGCTCGTCGACGCGGACCTGGTCGTCGTGCCCGGCACCCGCGGCACCGTCAAGGCCCTCGCCTGGCTGCGGGAACGCGGCCTGGCCGACGCGCTGGCCCGGCGCGCCGCCGAGGGGCGCCCGGTGCTCGGCATCTGCGGCGGCTTCCAGGCGCTCGGCCAGCGGATCGAGGACGAGGTGGAGTCGAGGGCCGGCGTGGTCGACGGGCTCGGGCTGCTGCCCGTGCGGGTGCGCTTCGGCGTCGAGAAGACCCTGGCCCGGCCGGTCGGCGAGGCGCTCGGCGAACGGGTCGAGGGGTACGAGATCCACCACGGCGTCGCCACCGTCGAGGGCGGCGAGCCGTTCCTCGACGGCTGCCGGGTCGGTGCGGTGTGGGGCACCCACTGGCACGGCTCGCTGGAGAGCGACGGCTTCCGCAGGGCCTTCCTGCGCGAGGTCGCCGCCGCCTCCGGCCGCCGCTTCGTCCCGGCCCCGGACACCTCGTTCGGCGCGCTCCGCGAGGAGCAGCTGGACCGGCTGGGCGACCTGATCGAGGAGCACGCCGACACGGACGCGCTGCTGCGGCTCATCGAGGAGGGCGCCCCGGCGGGGCTGCCGTTCGTGCCGCCGGGGGCGCCGTGA
- a CDS encoding putative cobaltochelatase: MSTRYPFTAVVGMDDLRLALLLNAVSPAVGGVLVRGEKGTAKSTAVRALAELLPAVPVVAGCRFSCDPGAPDPGCPDGPHEAAGGDERPARMVELPVGASEDRLVGALDIERALAEGVKAFEPGLLADAHRGILYVDEVNLLHDHLIDLLLDAAAMGSSYVEREGVSVRHAARFLLVGTMNPEEGELRPQLLDRFGLTVEVAASRVPEQRVEVVRRRLAYEDDPAAFAARWAGEEAALRERIVAARELLPQVALGDAVLLQIAATCAAFEVDGMRADIVMARTATALAAWAGRTEVTSEDVRQAALLALPHRRRRNPFDAPGLDEDKLDETLDRFKGEAPDDEPEPDGPGDGGPGGGGGGGGGIPPQGDGPAPQESGAPEEAPAPAPQDSGAGSGPASGPGAGERAAVRAAEPFRTKMLSVPGLGEGASGRRSRARTEHGRTTGATRPRGALTKLHLAATVHAAAPHQKARGRSGPGLVVRRDDLRQATREGREGNLVLFAVDASGSMAARQRMGAVKGAVLSLLLDAYQRRDKVGLITFRGRDAELALPPTSSVDAAATRLEQLPTGGRTPLSAGLLKAHDVLRVERLRDPSRRPLLVVVTDGRATGGGADPLALAARAARLHAADGTASVVVDCETGPVRLGLAGNLARELGGTAVTLDELRADAIAGLVRDVRDVQDNRSARRAA; this comes from the coding sequence ATGAGCACCCGCTATCCGTTCACCGCCGTCGTCGGCATGGACGACCTGCGGCTCGCGCTGCTGCTGAACGCCGTCAGCCCGGCCGTGGGCGGTGTGCTCGTCCGCGGCGAGAAGGGCACCGCCAAGTCGACCGCCGTGCGCGCGCTCGCCGAGCTGCTGCCGGCCGTGCCCGTGGTCGCGGGCTGCCGCTTCAGCTGCGACCCGGGCGCGCCCGACCCCGGCTGCCCGGACGGGCCGCACGAGGCCGCGGGCGGCGACGAACGGCCCGCGCGCATGGTCGAGCTGCCCGTCGGCGCCTCCGAGGACCGACTGGTCGGCGCGCTCGACATCGAGCGGGCGCTCGCCGAGGGCGTGAAGGCCTTCGAGCCGGGCCTGCTGGCCGACGCGCACCGGGGCATCCTCTACGTCGACGAGGTCAACCTGCTCCACGACCATCTGATCGACCTGCTGCTCGACGCGGCGGCGATGGGCTCCTCGTACGTCGAGCGCGAGGGCGTCTCCGTACGGCATGCCGCCCGCTTCCTGCTCGTCGGCACGATGAACCCCGAAGAGGGCGAGCTGCGGCCGCAGTTGCTCGACCGGTTCGGGCTCACCGTGGAGGTCGCCGCGTCCCGCGTGCCCGAGCAGCGGGTCGAGGTGGTCCGGCGGCGGCTCGCCTACGAGGACGACCCGGCCGCGTTCGCCGCGCGCTGGGCCGGCGAGGAGGCGGCGCTGCGCGAACGGATCGTCGCCGCACGGGAGTTGCTGCCTCAGGTGGCCCTCGGTGACGCGGTGCTGCTGCAGATCGCCGCGACCTGCGCCGCGTTCGAGGTCGACGGCATGCGCGCCGACATCGTGATGGCCCGTACGGCGACCGCGCTGGCGGCCTGGGCGGGTCGGACCGAGGTGACCTCGGAGGACGTGCGGCAGGCCGCGCTCCTGGCCCTCCCGCACCGGCGGCGGCGCAACCCCTTCGACGCCCCCGGCCTCGACGAGGACAAGCTGGACGAGACCCTCGACCGGTTCAAGGGCGAGGCGCCGGACGACGAGCCCGAGCCGGACGGCCCGGGCGACGGCGGTCCCGGCGGGGGCGGTGGCGGGGGCGGGGGGATCCCGCCGCAGGGCGACGGGCCCGCGCCGCAGGAGTCCGGGGCGCCCGAGGAGGCCCCGGCCCCCGCGCCGCAGGACAGCGGCGCCGGTTCCGGCCCGGCCTCCGGTCCCGGTGCGGGTGAACGCGCGGCCGTCCGGGCCGCCGAGCCCTTCCGCACCAAGATGCTGAGCGTGCCCGGCCTCGGCGAGGGGGCCTCCGGGCGCCGCTCCCGGGCCCGCACCGAGCACGGCCGCACCACCGGCGCCACCCGTCCCCGGGGCGCGCTGACCAAGCTGCACCTGGCCGCCACCGTGCACGCCGCCGCCCCGCACCAGAAGGCCCGTGGGCGCAGCGGCCCCGGCCTGGTGGTGCGCCGGGACGACCTGCGGCAGGCGACCCGCGAGGGCCGCGAGGGCAACCTGGTGCTGTTCGCCGTGGACGCCTCCGGTTCGATGGCGGCCCGGCAGCGGATGGGCGCGGTGAAGGGCGCCGTGCTGTCCCTGCTGCTCGACGCCTACCAGCGGCGCGACAAGGTCGGCCTGATCACCTTCCGGGGCCGTGACGCGGAGCTCGCGCTGCCGCCGACCTCGTCGGTGGACGCGGCCGCCACCCGGCTCGAACAGCTCCCGACGGGCGGCCGCACGCCGCTGTCGGCCGGGCTGCTCAAGGCGCACGACGTGCTGCGCGTCGAGCGCCTGCGGGACCCCTCGCGCCGCCCGCTGCTCGTGGTCGTCACCGACGGCCGCGCGACCGGCGGCGGCGCCGATCCGCTGGCGCTCGCCGCCCGTGCCGCGCGGCTGCACGCCGCCGACGGCACGGCGAGCGTCGTCGTGGACTGCGAGACCGGACCGGTGCGGCTGGGCCTCGCCGGGAACCTCGCCCGTGAACTCGGCGGCACCGCCGTCACCCTGGACGAGCTGCGCGCGGACGCGATCGCGGGCCTCGTCAGGGACGTGAGGGACGTACAGGACAACCGCTCTGCCAGGAGGGCCGCCTGA
- the cobO gene encoding cob(I)yrinic acid a,c-diamide adenosyltransferase → MPQGQPTVVPDDGLTTRQRRNRALVMVHTGVGKGKSTAAFGMALRAWNQGWPIGVFQFVKSAKWKVGEENALKALGETGKGGTVTWNKMGEGWSWIQREVAEGEQSHEEKAREGWEQVKRDLAEEKYRFYVLDEFAYLLHWGWIDTKEVVEVLRDRPGQQHVVITGRNAPQELVDFADLVTDMSKVKHPMDAGQKGQRGIEW, encoded by the coding sequence ATGCCACAGGGACAGCCGACCGTCGTTCCCGACGACGGTCTCACCACCCGCCAGCGCCGCAACCGCGCACTCGTCATGGTGCACACGGGCGTCGGCAAGGGGAAGTCGACCGCCGCGTTCGGCATGGCGCTGCGCGCCTGGAACCAGGGGTGGCCGATCGGGGTGTTCCAGTTCGTCAAGTCCGCCAAGTGGAAGGTCGGCGAGGAGAACGCCCTGAAGGCGCTCGGCGAGACCGGCAAGGGCGGCACGGTCACCTGGAACAAGATGGGCGAGGGCTGGTCCTGGATCCAGCGCGAGGTCGCCGAGGGCGAGCAGTCGCACGAGGAGAAGGCCCGCGAGGGCTGGGAGCAGGTCAAGCGGGACCTCGCCGAGGAGAAGTACCGGTTCTACGTCCTCGACGAGTTCGCGTACCTGCTGCACTGGGGCTGGATCGACACCAAGGAGGTCGTCGAGGTGCTGCGGGACCGTCCCGGGCAGCAGCACGTCGTCATCACCGGCCGCAACGCCCCGCAGGAACTCGTCGACTTCGCGGACCTCGTGACCGACATGTCGAAGGTGAAGCACCCGATGGACGCGGGTCAGAAGGGCCAGCGGGGCATCGAGTGGTAG
- a CDS encoding cobyrinate a,c-diamide synthase — protein sequence MVARLVIAAPSSGAGKTTVATGLMAAFAGRGLAVSPHKVGPDYIDPGYHALATGRPGRNLDAYMCGTDLIAPLFAHGARGCDLAVVEGVMGLYDGAAGQGELASTAQVAKLLRAPVVLVVDASSQSRSVAALVHGFASWDPQVRLGGVILNKVATDRHELLLREALEESGVPVLGVLRRAPAVATPSRHLGLVPVAERQAQAVEAVAAQAEQVRAGCDLEALLALARSAPELHEAPWVPEPGGRPRAGGSSVRPVVAVAGGAAFTFSYAEHAELLTAAGAEVVTFDPLRDEALPEGTRGLVIGGGFPEMYGEQLSANEPLRKAVAELAASGAPVAAECAGLLYLARSLDGRPMCGVLDADARMSERLTLGYRDAVAVSDSVLAAAGTRMRGHEFHRTVIEPGAGELAAWGLRQPERRVEGFVQGGVHASYVHTHWAGAPSAAARFVEHCA from the coding sequence GTGGTAGCACGTCTCGTCATCGCCGCGCCGTCCTCGGGCGCGGGCAAGACCACGGTCGCGACCGGCCTGATGGCCGCGTTCGCCGGCCGTGGTCTCGCGGTCTCCCCGCACAAGGTCGGCCCGGACTACATCGACCCGGGCTACCACGCGCTCGCCACCGGCCGGCCGGGCCGCAACCTCGACGCGTACATGTGCGGTACGGATCTGATCGCGCCGCTCTTCGCGCACGGCGCGCGGGGCTGCGACCTGGCGGTCGTCGAGGGCGTGATGGGGCTGTACGACGGTGCCGCCGGCCAGGGCGAGCTGGCCTCCACCGCGCAGGTGGCGAAGCTGCTGCGGGCACCGGTGGTGCTCGTCGTGGACGCCTCCTCGCAGTCCCGGTCGGTGGCCGCGCTCGTGCACGGCTTCGCGTCCTGGGACCCGCAGGTGCGGCTGGGCGGGGTGATCCTCAACAAGGTCGCCACCGACCGGCACGAGCTGCTGCTGCGGGAGGCGCTGGAGGAGTCGGGCGTGCCGGTGCTCGGGGTGCTGCGGCGGGCGCCCGCCGTGGCCACGCCCTCGCGGCACCTGGGTCTCGTGCCGGTCGCCGAGCGGCAGGCCCAGGCCGTGGAGGCGGTGGCCGCGCAGGCGGAGCAGGTGCGGGCCGGGTGCGACCTGGAGGCGCTGCTCGCGTTGGCGCGCAGCGCGCCGGAGCTGCACGAGGCGCCGTGGGTGCCCGAGCCGGGGGGACGGCCGCGGGCCGGCGGTTCGTCCGTGCGGCCCGTCGTCGCCGTCGCCGGGGGCGCCGCCTTCACCTTCTCGTACGCCGAGCACGCCGAGCTGCTGACCGCCGCCGGTGCGGAGGTGGTCACCTTCGACCCGCTGCGGGACGAGGCGCTGCCCGAGGGGACGCGCGGGCTCGTCATAGGGGGCGGGTTCCCCGAGATGTACGGCGAGCAGCTGTCCGCGAACGAGCCCTTGCGGAAGGCCGTCGCCGAGCTCGCCGCCTCGGGCGCGCCGGTGGCCGCCGAGTGCGCCGGGCTGCTGTATCTGGCGCGGTCGCTGGACGGGCGGCCGATGTGCGGGGTGCTGGACGCCGACGCGCGCATGTCGGAGCGGCTCACGCTGGGGTACCGGGACGCCGTCGCCGTGAGCGACAGCGTGCTGGCGGCGGCGGGGACGCGGATGCGGGGGCACGAGTTCCACCGCACGGTGATCGAGCCGGGGGCCGGGGAGCTGGCCGCCTGGGGGCTGCGACAGCCGGAGCGCCGGGTCGAGGGCTTCGTCCAGGGCGGGGTGCACGCGAGCTACGTGCACACCCACTGGGCGGGGGCCCCGTCGGCCGCCGCGCGTTTCGTGGAGCACTGCGCGTGA
- a CDS encoding ZIP family metal transporter, whose amino-acid sequence MAVVVALGAFLMTLFGGWTAQRVTDRRHLVLGLAGGLMLGVVGLDLLPEAMDAAGEKVFGVPQALLLFVGGFLLAHVMERLLAVRSAAHGAETGRGAERSASAGGGGREAGGRTPQVGLTAAAAMVGHSLMDGVALGAAFQVGGGMGATVALAVITHDFADGFNTYTITSLYGNARRKALAMLFADAVAPLVGAASTLLFTLPEELLGSYLGFFGGALLYLAAAEILPEAHHEHPALTTLLCTVAGVAFIWLVVGLSGG is encoded by the coding sequence ATGGCTGTAGTCGTCGCGCTCGGCGCGTTCCTCATGACGCTGTTCGGCGGCTGGACGGCCCAGCGCGTCACCGACCGACGCCATCTCGTCCTCGGCCTGGCCGGCGGACTCATGCTCGGCGTCGTCGGACTCGACCTGCTCCCCGAGGCCATGGACGCCGCCGGCGAGAAGGTCTTCGGCGTCCCCCAGGCCCTGCTGCTCTTCGTCGGCGGCTTCCTCCTCGCCCACGTGATGGAACGTCTCCTCGCCGTCCGCAGCGCCGCGCACGGCGCGGAGACGGGCCGGGGGGCGGAGCGGAGCGCTTCGGCGGGGGGCGGCGGCCGGGAGGCGGGCGGGCGCACCCCGCAGGTGGGACTCACGGCGGCCGCCGCCATGGTCGGTCACAGCCTCATGGACGGCGTCGCCCTCGGCGCCGCCTTCCAGGTCGGCGGCGGCATGGGCGCGACCGTCGCGCTCGCCGTCATCACCCACGACTTCGCCGACGGATTCAACACGTACACGATCACCAGCCTGTACGGGAACGCCCGCCGCAAGGCCCTCGCCATGCTCTTCGCCGACGCGGTCGCCCCGCTCGTCGGCGCCGCCTCCACCCTGCTGTTCACCCTTCCGGAGGAACTGCTCGGCAGCTATCTCGGCTTCTTCGGCGGTGCCCTGCTCTACCTCGCCGCCGCCGAGATCCTGCCCGAGGCCCACCACGAACACCCCGCCCTCACCACCCTGCTGTGCACGGTGGCCGGCGTGGCCTTCATCTGGCTCGTGGTGGGCCTGTCCGGCGGCTGA